One genomic window of Comamonas serinivorans includes the following:
- a CDS encoding NADH-quinone oxidoreductase subunit M, whose translation MVATPWLSLSIWLPIAIGAFLLLLSKPGQAQMVRWIALLGSLVSFLVTLPVYTNFQLGTAQMQLEEKRLWIETFNVFYHLGVDGLSLWFVLLTAFITIIVVIAGWEVIQDRVNQYFGAFLILSGLMIGVFSALDGLLFYVFFEATLIPMYLIIGIWGGPNKIYAAFKFFLYTLLGSLLTLVAFVYLFNASGGSFDIQTWHQTPLGATAQTLIFFALFAAFAVKVPMWPVHTWLPDVHVEAPTGGSAVLAAIMLKLGAYGFLRFSLPIVPDAAREWSGLMIGLSLVAVVYVGLVALVQKDMKKLVAYSSVAHMGFVTLGFFMFNSLGVAGGIVQMIAHGFVSAGMFLCIGVLYDRVHSRDIAAYGGVVNTMPKFAAFALLFTMANCGLPGTAGFNGEWMVILGAVKFHFSIGVLAATALILGAAYSLWMYKRVYLGEVANDHVRDLQDINGREFLMLALLTAAVLYMGIYPKPFTDVMDASVIELLRHVAVSKLN comes from the coding sequence ATGGTTGCTACGCCTTGGTTGAGCCTTTCAATCTGGTTGCCGATCGCCATCGGCGCCTTCTTGCTGCTGTTGAGCAAGCCAGGCCAAGCGCAGATGGTGCGCTGGATTGCCTTGCTCGGTTCACTGGTCAGCTTCTTGGTGACCCTGCCGGTCTACACCAACTTCCAGCTGGGCACGGCCCAGATGCAACTGGAGGAAAAGCGCTTGTGGATCGAGACCTTCAACGTCTTCTACCACCTGGGGGTGGACGGTTTGTCGCTGTGGTTCGTGCTGCTGACCGCCTTCATCACCATCATCGTGGTGATCGCCGGCTGGGAAGTCATCCAGGACCGCGTGAACCAGTACTTTGGCGCCTTCCTGATCCTGAGCGGGCTCATGATCGGCGTGTTCTCGGCGCTCGACGGCCTGCTGTTCTACGTCTTTTTTGAAGCCACGCTGATCCCGATGTACCTCATCATCGGCATCTGGGGCGGCCCGAACAAGATCTACGCCGCGTTCAAGTTCTTCCTGTACACGCTGCTGGGCTCGCTGCTGACACTGGTCGCCTTCGTCTACCTGTTCAATGCCTCGGGTGGCAGCTTTGACATCCAGACCTGGCATCAAACCCCGCTGGGTGCCACGGCGCAGACACTGATCTTCTTTGCCCTGTTCGCAGCTTTTGCGGTCAAGGTGCCGATGTGGCCGGTGCACACCTGGCTGCCCGACGTGCACGTGGAAGCGCCCACGGGTGGCTCCGCCGTGCTGGCCGCCATCATGCTGAAGCTGGGTGCCTACGGTTTCCTGCGCTTCTCGCTGCCCATCGTGCCCGATGCAGCCCGCGAATGGTCGGGTCTGATGATTGGCCTGTCGCTGGTTGCCGTGGTCTACGTGGGCCTCGTGGCGCTGGTTCAGAAAGACATGAAGAAGCTGGTGGCCTACTCGTCGGTGGCCCACATGGGTTTTGTCACGCTGGGTTTCTTCATGTTCAACTCGCTGGGCGTGGCCGGTGGCATCGTGCAGATGATTGCCCACGGCTTCGTGTCGGCCGGCATGTTCCTGTGCATCGGTGTGCTGTATGACCGCGTGCATTCGCGTGACATCGCGGCCTATGGCGGCGTGGTCAACACCATGCCCAAGTTCGCGGCCTTCGCCCTGCTGTTCACCATGGCCAACTGTGGCCTGCCGGGTACGGCCGGCTTCAACGGCGAATGGATGGTCATTCTGGGCGCCGTGAAGTTCCACTTCAGCATCGGCGTGCTGGCCGCCACGGCCCTGATCCTGGGTGCGGCCTACAGCCTCTGGATGTACAAGCGGGTGTACCTCGGTGAGGTGGCCAACGACCATGTGCGCGACCTGCAGGACATCAACGGCCGCGAGTTCCTCATGCTGGCTTTGCTGACGGCGGCCGTGCTCTACATGGGCATCTACCCCAAGCCGTTCACCGACGTGATGGATGCATCGGTGATCGAGTTGCTGCGCCATGTGGCCGTTTCCAAATTGAATTGA
- the nuoN gene encoding NADH-quinone oxidoreductase subunit NuoN, whose translation MIDSTSVVGKSDLIAIYPEIFLLVMACVVALVDLSVKSRLRTGTYVLAVLTTAGAALLTGLYAAGGQTLFAFDGLVVSDPMGNWLKCFAAIAMLVTFIYGRPYAGDRDMLRGGELFSMGLLSLLGIYVMISGHHFLTIYLGLELLTLSSYAMVALRRDSGAATEAAMKYFVLGAMASGFLLYGMSMLYGATGSLNVSEVYQAIASGQINKQVLVFGLVFIVAGVAFKFGVVPFHMWIPDVYQGAPTAVALIVGGAPKLAAFAMAIRLLVEGMLPLSFDWQQMLILLAIASLLVGNLAAVAQTNIKRMLAYSTIAQMGFVMLALASGVFGGNASMAPDAYGAAMFYMVTYVLTTLASFGIILLLAREGFEHEEIADFAGLNQRSPLYAGVMTICLLSLAGIPPLVGFQAKLTVIQALLASGSSFYIGLAVFAVIMSLIGAFYYIRVIKVMYFDQPAEVTHPVRAGFDVRATLCVNGLLVLVLGVMPGGLLALCYGAVQTLFR comes from the coding sequence ATGATTGATTCAACCAGCGTGGTGGGCAAAAGCGACCTGATCGCCATCTACCCCGAGATCTTTTTGCTGGTGATGGCGTGCGTCGTCGCCCTGGTCGACCTGTCGGTCAAGTCGCGCTTGCGCACGGGCACCTATGTGCTGGCCGTGTTGACCACGGCCGGCGCCGCCTTGCTCACCGGCCTGTATGCCGCCGGCGGCCAGACGCTGTTTGCGTTCGATGGCCTGGTGGTCAGCGACCCCATGGGCAACTGGCTCAAGTGCTTTGCGGCCATCGCCATGCTCGTCACCTTCATCTACGGCCGGCCCTATGCGGGCGACCGCGACATGCTGCGTGGCGGCGAGCTGTTCAGCATGGGCCTGCTGTCGTTGTTGGGCATCTACGTGATGATCTCCGGCCACCACTTCCTGACCATTTACCTGGGTCTGGAACTGCTGACCCTCTCCAGCTACGCCATGGTGGCCCTGCGCCGCGACAGCGGTGCAGCCACCGAGGCCGCCATGAAGTACTTCGTGCTGGGCGCCATGGCCTCGGGCTTCCTGCTCTACGGCATGTCCATGCTGTATGGCGCGACCGGTTCGCTCAACGTCAGCGAGGTCTACCAGGCCATCGCCTCGGGTCAGATCAACAAGCAAGTGCTGGTGTTCGGCCTGGTGTTCATCGTGGCGGGCGTGGCCTTCAAGTTCGGCGTCGTGCCGTTCCACATGTGGATCCCCGACGTCTACCAGGGTGCCCCCACGGCCGTGGCGCTGATCGTGGGCGGTGCGCCCAAGCTGGCGGCTTTCGCCATGGCGATCCGCCTGCTGGTCGAAGGCATGCTGCCGCTGTCATTCGACTGGCAGCAGATGCTGATCCTGCTGGCCATCGCGTCGCTGCTCGTCGGCAACCTGGCGGCTGTCGCCCAGACCAACATCAAGCGCATGCTGGCGTACTCGACCATCGCGCAGATGGGCTTCGTGATGCTGGCGCTGGCCTCCGGCGTGTTTGGGGGCAACGCCTCCATGGCGCCCGACGCCTACGGCGCCGCCATGTTCTACATGGTGACCTATGTGCTGACCACGCTGGCGTCGTTCGGCATCATCTTGCTGCTGGCCCGTGAAGGCTTCGAGCACGAGGAAATCGCCGATTTCGCCGGCCTGAACCAGCGCAGCCCCCTCTACGCGGGCGTGATGACCATCTGCCTGCTGTCGCTGGCCGGCATCCCGCCGCTGGTCGGCTTCCAGGCCAAGCTGACGGTCATCCAGGCCCTGCTGGCCTCGGGCTCGTCCTTCTACATCGGCCTGGCGGTGTTCGCCGTCATCATGTCGCTGATCGGCGCCTTCTACTACATCCGCGTCATCAAGGTCATGTACTTTGACCAGCCCGCCGAGGTCACGCACCCGGTGCGTGCCGGGTTTGACGTGCGTGCCACGCTGTGCGTGAACGGCCTGCTGGTGTTGGTGCTGGGGGTCATGCCCGGTGGCTTGCTGGCGTTGTGCTACGGCGCCGTCCAGACCCTGTTCCGGTGA
- a CDS encoding DUF2818 family protein: MNQSQLLWILLLAALVAANLPFVNDRWLAIGPRMRTRKHLGWRLGEWLVWLVAVIALGRGLEQWLGQAAPQGWAFYAVMTCLFATFAFPGFVYRHLLKRK, from the coding sequence GTGAACCAGTCCCAGCTGCTCTGGATCTTGCTGTTGGCGGCCCTGGTGGCCGCCAATTTGCCATTTGTCAACGACCGATGGCTGGCCATCGGCCCGCGCATGCGCACGCGCAAGCACCTGGGCTGGCGCCTGGGTGAATGGCTGGTCTGGCTGGTGGCCGTGATTGCCCTGGGTCGCGGCCTGGAGCAGTGGCTGGGCCAGGCCGCCCCGCAGGGCTGGGCCTTTTATGCGGTCATGACCTGTTTGTTCGCGACCTTTGCCTTTCCGGGTTTTGTCTACCGGCATTTACTCAAGCGTAAATGA
- a CDS encoding NUDIX domain-containing protein has translation MPDQPLPSPAPPTSVHDADAHLRETRLSSSRVFEGDFLHIQRDVVRLPNGRQASREYIVHPGAVVVIALVEAGEVVSLPGQALPTMVSARSVVMERQFRYPVGQVIREFPAGKRDPGERSQVCAERELREETGFVARQWAHAGALLPTVAYANESIDIWFARGLVQQGRRLDDEEFLAVDLCTVEDLAEQCRQGGLPDAKSVTCLWWLEQWCADKLNLHWLDPLA, from the coding sequence ATGCCTGATCAGCCTCTGCCAAGCCCTGCACCCCCGACCTCGGTGCACGACGCCGACGCGCATCTGCGCGAGACGCGGCTGTCGTCCTCGCGCGTGTTCGAGGGCGATTTCCTGCACATCCAGCGCGATGTGGTGCGCCTGCCCAACGGCCGCCAGGCCAGCCGCGAGTACATCGTCCATCCCGGCGCGGTGGTGGTGATCGCCCTGGTGGAGGCCGGTGAGGTCGTGTCCTTGCCGGGCCAGGCCTTGCCCACCATGGTGAGCGCGCGCAGCGTGGTCATGGAGCGGCAGTTCCGCTACCCGGTGGGACAGGTCATCCGCGAATTCCCGGCCGGCAAGCGCGACCCCGGCGAGCGCAGCCAGGTGTGCGCCGAGCGCGAGCTGCGCGAGGAAACCGGCTTCGTCGCCCGGCAGTGGGCCCATGCCGGCGCGCTGCTGCCCACCGTGGCCTATGCCAACGAATCCATCGACATCTGGTTCGCCCGCGGCTTGGTGCAGCAGGGGCGGCGCCTCGACGACGAGGAGTTCCTCGCCGTGGACCTGTGCACGGTCGAGGACCTCGCCGAGCAATGCCGGCAAGGTGGACTGCCCGACGCCAAATCCGTCACCTGCCTGTGGTGGCTGGAGCAATGGTGCGCCGACAAGCTGAACCTGCATTGGCTGGACCCGCTGGCTTGA
- a CDS encoding DUF1178 family protein, producing MKVFDLQCAHEHVFEGWFASEDDFQRQLAQRLLTCPVCGEAEVRKLPSAARLNLGASEPPRRAAPSQKPVDRSEVQGLWMAAVRHLMANTEDVGTRFAEEARRIHHGDAPERGIRGQANAEESQALRDEGIEVLQLPLPDFAKETLQ from the coding sequence ATGAAAGTGTTTGACCTTCAATGCGCGCACGAGCATGTGTTTGAAGGCTGGTTTGCATCGGAAGACGATTTCCAGCGCCAGCTGGCGCAGCGCTTGCTGACATGCCCCGTGTGCGGCGAGGCCGAGGTCCGCAAGCTGCCGAGTGCGGCCCGCTTGAACCTCGGGGCGTCCGAGCCCCCGCGCCGCGCGGCGCCCAGCCAGAAGCCGGTTGACCGCAGCGAGGTGCAGGGCCTGTGGATGGCGGCCGTGCGCCACCTCATGGCCAACACCGAAGACGTCGGCACGCGCTTCGCCGAAGAGGCGCGGCGCATCCACCACGGCGACGCGCCCGAGCGGGGCATCCGCGGTCAGGCCAACGCGGAAGAGTCGCAAGCCCTGCGCGACGAAGGCATCGAGGTGCTGCAGCTGCCGCTGCCCGATTTCGCCAAGGAAACGCTGCAGTGA
- a CDS encoding tyrosine-protein phosphatase, which translates to MSTTHTLNPAAAQSQPTRSLGLLGATNFRDLGGYLGADGRRVVWRRLFRSDNLARLTPQDYEAIQGLRVQRSFDFRGQHERAASPYELLGLTQHSLPIEPTVVQGLQELVAAGEQVTPVIAVSLMQDTYRGFVNHNAERFAALFQALLSSDDPLVFHCTAGKDRTGFAAALILHVLGVSQDDIMADYLLTNALYQRPDTPHATNTPIEVLRVIWQVQPDFLTAAFEAVDAGWGNTDTYLRDALGVGADAQRELRARYLA; encoded by the coding sequence TTGAGCACCACCCACACCCTGAACCCAGCCGCCGCCCAGTCGCAACCCACCCGCAGCCTGGGGTTGCTGGGGGCCACCAATTTCCGCGATCTGGGTGGCTACCTGGGCGCCGATGGCCGGCGGGTGGTCTGGCGCCGCCTGTTCCGCTCGGACAACCTGGCCCGGCTCACACCGCAGGATTACGAGGCCATCCAAGGCTTGCGCGTGCAACGCAGCTTTGATTTCCGGGGTCAGCATGAGCGTGCCGCGTCGCCTTACGAGCTGCTGGGCCTGACCCAGCACAGCCTGCCCATCGAGCCCACCGTCGTGCAAGGGCTGCAGGAGCTGGTGGCCGCCGGGGAACAGGTCACGCCGGTCATCGCCGTGTCGCTGATGCAGGACACCTACCGCGGCTTCGTCAACCACAACGCCGAACGTTTTGCGGCCCTCTTCCAGGCCCTGCTGAGCAGCGACGACCCGCTGGTGTTCCACTGCACCGCCGGCAAGGACCGAACCGGCTTTGCGGCCGCGCTGATCCTGCATGTGCTGGGCGTCAGCCAGGACGACATCATGGCCGACTACCTGCTGACCAACGCCTTGTACCAGCGGCCCGACACCCCGCACGCGACCAACACCCCGATCGAGGTGCTGCGCGTCATCTGGCAGGTGCAGCCCGACTTCCTGACTGCCGCCTTCGAGGCCGTGGATGCCGGCTGGGGCAACACCGACACTTACCTGCGCGACGCCCTGGGGGTGGGCGCCGACGCCCAGCGCGAGCTGCGCGCACGCTACCTGGCCTGA
- a CDS encoding GNAT family N-acetyltransferase has product MGFSLHAFSDIPIPQWMALLRHPDVIRHMPLADPNWDEDAVAEWVQAKDAQWVDNGHGPLAIRVDGHFAGWGGFQREDGEADFALVLFPAYWGQGGRIVRHFMSRRAELGLEAVNILLPPSRLRTRGLSRLGFQRVGEVMLDGQRFLKFRSPG; this is encoded by the coding sequence ATGGGTTTTTCTCTGCACGCCTTCTCCGACATTCCAATCCCCCAGTGGATGGCGCTGCTGCGCCATCCCGACGTGATCCGTCACATGCCCTTGGCAGACCCCAACTGGGATGAAGACGCCGTTGCCGAATGGGTTCAGGCCAAGGATGCGCAATGGGTGGACAACGGCCATGGGCCGCTCGCCATCCGAGTCGATGGCCACTTTGCGGGCTGGGGCGGCTTTCAGCGAGAAGATGGCGAGGCTGATTTCGCTTTGGTGCTTTTCCCTGCGTACTGGGGGCAAGGTGGCCGGATTGTTCGCCATTTCATGAGCCGCAGGGCTGAGCTGGGCCTGGAGGCCGTCAACATCTTGCTGCCGCCCAGCCGGCTGCGCACCAGGGGCCTGAGCAGGTTGGGATTCCAGCGCGTGGGCGAGGTGATGCTGGACGGGCAGCGCTTTCTGAAATTTCGAAGTCCCGGATGA
- a CDS encoding DctP family TRAP transporter solute-binding subunit, with translation MNLRRSLIALAGAATFAAALLPQTALAQANPAKYKSEYKMSLVLGTAFPWGKGGELWANKVRERTNGRINIKLYPGVSLIQGDQTREFSALRQGVIDMAVGSTINWSPQVKQLNLFSLPFLIPDFAGMDALTQGSVGKQLFGTLDKAGVVPLAWGENGFREISNSKHAIKSPADLKGLKIRVVGSPLFLETFTALGANPTQMSWADAQPAMASGAVDGQENPLSVYMAAKLQTVEQKHLTMWGYVADPLMFVVNKQVWASWTPEDQAIVRQAALDAAKEQIVIARKGLVEADQPLIKELQGLGVTVTKLSPAEHEAFAKATRPVFDKWKKQIGEPLVTEAEKAIAARKR, from the coding sequence ATGAACCTTCGTCGCAGCCTCATCGCCCTGGCCGGCGCCGCCACCTTCGCCGCCGCCCTGCTGCCGCAAACCGCCCTGGCCCAGGCCAACCCGGCCAAGTACAAATCCGAATACAAGATGTCGCTGGTGCTCGGCACGGCCTTTCCGTGGGGCAAGGGCGGCGAGCTGTGGGCCAACAAGGTGCGCGAGCGCACCAACGGCCGCATCAACATCAAGCTCTACCCCGGCGTGTCGCTGATCCAGGGCGACCAGACGCGCGAGTTCTCCGCGTTGCGCCAGGGCGTGATCGACATGGCCGTGGGCTCGACCATCAACTGGTCGCCGCAGGTCAAGCAGCTCAACCTGTTCTCGCTGCCCTTCCTGATCCCCGACTTCGCGGGCATGGATGCGCTGACGCAGGGCAGCGTGGGCAAGCAGCTGTTCGGCACGCTGGACAAGGCCGGCGTGGTGCCGCTGGCCTGGGGTGAGAACGGCTTCCGGGAAATCTCCAACTCCAAGCACGCCATCAAGTCGCCGGCCGACCTGAAGGGCCTGAAGATCCGCGTGGTGGGCTCGCCGCTGTTCCTCGAAACCTTCACCGCGCTGGGCGCCAATCCGACGCAGATGAGCTGGGCCGATGCCCAGCCCGCCATGGCCAGCGGCGCCGTCGACGGCCAGGAGAACCCGCTGTCGGTCTACATGGCCGCCAAGCTGCAGACCGTGGAGCAGAAGCACCTGACGATGTGGGGCTACGTGGCCGACCCGCTGATGTTCGTGGTGAACAAGCAGGTCTGGGCCTCGTGGACGCCGGAAGACCAGGCCATCGTGCGCCAGGCCGCCCTGGACGCCGCCAAGGAGCAAATCGTCATCGCCCGCAAGGGCCTGGTCGAAGCCGACCAGCCGCTGATCAAGGAGCTGCAAGGCCTGGGCGTGACCGTGACCAAGCTGAGCCCGGCGGAACACGAGGCCTTCGCCAAGGCCACGCGTCCGGTGTTCGACAAGTGGAAGAAGCAGATCGGCGAGCCGCTGGTGACCGAGGCCGAGAAGGCCATCGCCGCCCGCAAGCGCTGA
- a CDS encoding TRAP transporter large permease: protein MIATLLFVAFIAMMLIGVPIGVALGLAGAAAIALANQDVMWFGLLAVPQNFYAGLGKYPLLAIPMFVLVGSIFDRSGVAARLVNFAIAIVGRGPGMLPLVAIVVAMFLGGISGSGPANAAAVGAVMIAAMSRAGYPNAYSASVVGAAAATDILIPPSVAFIVYSVLVPGASVPALFAAGMVPGVLAGIALIVPAVWLARRHNMGQLEAALPRPALWQSFREAIWGLSAPVLILGGMRMGWFTPTEAAVIAVFYGLFVGMCIHRTIKVRDLFPILRESGELSAVILLVVSLAGIFAYSLSTLGIIDPVTNAIVNSGLGEMGVLILLMLMLIVVGMFLDGVSIILIFVPLLWPIIDHYQWNPVWFGVLITLKVALGQFMPPLAVNLMVSCRIAGVRMEETIRWVWPMLIAMGLVMLAVMYWPQIALWLPHQLGY from the coding sequence ATGATCGCCACGCTGCTCTTCGTCGCCTTCATCGCCATGATGCTGATCGGCGTGCCGATCGGCGTGGCCCTGGGCCTGGCCGGCGCCGCGGCCATCGCGCTGGCGAACCAGGACGTGATGTGGTTCGGCCTGCTGGCCGTGCCGCAGAACTTCTACGCCGGCCTGGGCAAGTACCCGCTGCTGGCCATCCCGATGTTCGTGCTCGTGGGGTCGATCTTCGACCGCTCGGGCGTCGCCGCGCGGCTGGTGAACTTTGCCATCGCCATCGTGGGCCGCGGGCCTGGCATGCTGCCGCTGGTGGCCATCGTCGTGGCCATGTTCCTGGGTGGCATTTCGGGCTCGGGCCCAGCCAACGCCGCAGCGGTGGGCGCAGTGATGATCGCCGCCATGTCGCGCGCCGGTTATCCCAACGCGTATTCGGCTAGCGTGGTGGGCGCCGCTGCCGCTACGGACATCCTGATTCCACCGTCGGTCGCCTTCATCGTCTATTCGGTGCTGGTGCCCGGAGCCTCGGTGCCGGCGCTGTTTGCCGCCGGCATGGTGCCCGGCGTGTTGGCCGGCATCGCCCTCATCGTGCCCGCGGTGTGGCTGGCGCGCCGCCACAACATGGGGCAGCTCGAAGCCGCCCTGCCCCGCCCCGCGCTGTGGCAGAGCTTTCGCGAGGCCATCTGGGGCCTGTCGGCGCCGGTGCTGATCTTGGGCGGCATGCGCATGGGCTGGTTCACGCCCACCGAGGCCGCCGTGATCGCCGTGTTCTACGGTCTGTTCGTGGGCATGTGCATCCACCGCACGATCAAGGTGCGCGACCTCTTCCCCATCCTGCGCGAGTCGGGCGAGCTGTCGGCCGTGATCCTGCTGGTGGTGTCGCTGGCGGGCATCTTTGCCTACTCGCTGTCCACCCTGGGCATCATCGACCCCGTCACGAACGCCATCGTCAACTCGGGCCTGGGCGAGATGGGCGTGCTCATCCTGCTGATGCTCATGCTGATCGTGGTCGGCATGTTCCTCGACGGCGTGTCCATCATCCTGATCTTCGTGCCGCTGCTGTGGCCCATCATCGACCACTACCAGTGGAACCCGGTGTGGTTCGGCGTGCTGATCACGCTGAAGGTGGCCCTGGGCCAGTTCATGCCGCCGCTGGCCGTGAACCTGATGGTGTCCTGCCGCATCGCCGGCGTGCGCATGGAAGAAACGATCCGCTGGGTCTGGCCCATGCTGATCGCCATGGGCCTGGTCATGCTGGCCGTGATGTATTGGCCTCAGATCGCTTTGTGGCTGCCGCATCAGCTTGGATACTAG
- a CDS encoding TRAP transporter small permease — translation MSSPELPDPDEARPDAGSPPDVNTRVPLKIEDWLTVLIMAALALITFANVLVRYFTSVSFAWTEEFSVFLMIVLAMVAGSAAFARNAHIRIEYFAERGSSSRQRAFARVATALVVVFFALLTVLSARVLLDDIEFGETSPGIGVPVWWYTMWMPICAFAITLRALGLYIRQSRPDPGTPVNKDPA, via the coding sequence ATGTCCTCTCCCGAATTGCCCGACCCCGACGAGGCGCGTCCCGACGCCGGCTCGCCCCCCGACGTGAACACGCGCGTGCCGCTCAAGATCGAGGACTGGCTCACCGTCCTCATCATGGCGGCCCTGGCGCTGATCACCTTTGCCAACGTGCTGGTGCGCTACTTCACCAGCGTCTCGTTCGCCTGGACCGAGGAGTTTTCGGTCTTCCTGATGATCGTGCTGGCCATGGTCGCCGGTTCGGCCGCCTTCGCGCGCAACGCCCACATCCGCATCGAGTACTTTGCCGAGCGCGGCAGCAGCAGCCGCCAGCGCGCGTTCGCCCGCGTCGCCACGGCCCTGGTGGTCGTGTTCTTTGCCCTGCTCACGGTGCTGAGCGCACGCGTGCTCCTGGACGACATCGAATTCGGCGAGACCTCGCCCGGCATCGGCGTGCCCGTCTGGTGGTACACGATGTGGATGCCGATCTGCGCCTTCGCCATCACGCTGCGGGCGCTGGGTCTGTACATCCGGCAGTCGCGCCCCGACCCCGGCACCCCCGTGAACAAGGACCCCGCATGA
- a CDS encoding sensor histidine kinase: MTPRPQPSSRPASRPWTIAQRITWLALVPAALVVGAGSAVLRQQMHDALYASMAQTLQDKHQRVAARLRPGPQQRLGEPPTSADEFSTIYSGWYWQAQADVSAAGAAPSEPRAAHRQPAPGASASPSVQAPSLAPSNDADNTAWAHEAQVPPPVAGRAASDGAAPSMPSMPFMPRGVSRSLWDAPSLVAHRAVGPAALGLVQATGPLGEPLIGWQQRVAVSGLDVPVSLTVYGPATALRASLQRIDHILLTTAIALVALLAVLLAVQLRVGLLPLRRFAQAVAAQRDPAQAAEHAVPHVRVGADLAPLQQELQALLQQNAQVVSRARAHAADLNHALKKPLALLTAAASQQPSVSAAEVLQHSQTLTELIDRYQARTWSDATQARAATGTVNVADSLREVVRAMRKLHAAQELNWHLDLPDSIPWLWRGDATDLAEVLGNLLDNAGKWAASTVAVQASAEGDSLWLHIEDDGPGMSAEQLQRAGQRGLRFDESVSGHGLGLAIARQVAHAYGGELVLAKSARLKGLRASLRLTPCRMASAAPASQGRTGAA, translated from the coding sequence TTGACGCCACGCCCGCAGCCCTCCTCCCGTCCGGCCTCACGTCCCTGGACGATTGCGCAGCGCATCACCTGGCTGGCGCTGGTGCCGGCCGCGCTGGTGGTGGGTGCGGGATCGGCCGTGCTGCGCCAGCAGATGCACGACGCCCTGTACGCCAGCATGGCGCAGACCCTGCAAGACAAGCACCAACGGGTGGCCGCACGCCTGCGACCCGGCCCCCAGCAGCGCCTCGGCGAGCCCCCAACCAGCGCCGACGAGTTCAGCACCATTTACTCGGGCTGGTACTGGCAGGCCCAGGCCGACGTTTCCGCAGCCGGCGCAGCGCCGTCTGAACCACGCGCCGCGCACCGCCAGCCCGCGCCGGGGGCATCGGCGTCCCCCTCGGTTCAGGCGCCCTCGTTGGCGCCATCCAACGACGCCGACAACACGGCCTGGGCCCATGAAGCCCAAGTTCCGCCACCCGTTGCCGGGCGCGCCGCATCCGACGGCGCCGCGCCATCCATGCCATCCATGCCGTTCATGCCGCGTGGCGTCTCGCGCTCGCTGTGGGATGCCCCCAGCCTGGTGGCGCATCGGGCCGTGGGCCCAGCCGCCTTGGGCCTGGTGCAAGCCACGGGGCCACTGGGCGAGCCCCTGATCGGCTGGCAGCAGCGCGTGGCCGTGAGCGGCCTGGATGTGCCCGTGAGCCTGACCGTCTACGGCCCGGCCACCGCCCTGCGCGCCAGCCTGCAGCGCATCGACCACATCCTGCTGACCACGGCCATCGCCCTGGTGGCCCTGCTGGCGGTGCTGCTGGCCGTGCAGCTGCGGGTGGGCCTGCTGCCGCTGCGGCGCTTTGCCCAGGCTGTGGCCGCCCAACGGGACCCCGCGCAAGCTGCCGAGCACGCGGTGCCTCATGTGCGCGTGGGCGCCGACCTGGCCCCGCTGCAGCAGGAGTTGCAGGCCCTGCTGCAGCAGAACGCCCAGGTGGTCAGCCGGGCGCGGGCCCATGCCGCCGACCTGAACCACGCCCTGAAAAAGCCCCTGGCCCTGCTCACGGCCGCCGCCAGCCAGCAGCCCAGCGTGAGCGCCGCGGAGGTGCTGCAACACAGCCAGACGCTGACGGAGCTGATCGACCGCTACCAGGCCCGCACCTGGAGCGACGCCACCCAGGCCCGGGCCGCCACCGGCACGGTGAACGTGGCCGATTCCCTGCGCGAGGTGGTGCGCGCCATGCGCAAGCTGCATGCGGCGCAGGAGCTGAACTGGCACCTGGACCTGCCCGACTCCATCCCGTGGCTCTGGCGTGGCGACGCCACCGACCTGGCGGAAGTGCTGGGCAACCTGCTGGACAACGCCGGCAAGTGGGCAGCCTCGACCGTGGCCGTGCAGGCCAGCGCCGAGGGCGACAGCCTGTGGCTGCACATCGAGGACGACGGCCCGGGCATGAGCGCCGAGCAGCTGCAGCGCGCCGGCCAGCGCGGCTTGCGCTTCGACGAATCCGTGTCGGGACACGGCCTGGGCCTGGCCATCGCGCGACAAGTCGCGCACGCCTATGGCGGCGAGCTGGTGCTTGCGAAAAGCGCGCGCCTCAAGGGGCTGCGCGCCAGCTTGCGGCTCACGCCCTGCCGGATGGCCTCCGCTGCGCCGGCGTCGCAGGGCCGCACCGGCGCGGCCTGA